One genomic segment of Streptococcus salivarius includes these proteins:
- a CDS encoding PTS transporter subunit IIBC — translation MNKLKEKFGFEFWQKFGKALMVVIAVMPAAGLMISLGKTVAMINPNVAPLVITGGFLEQIGWGVIGNLHILFALAIGGSWAKERAGGAFAAGLAFILINRLTGSIFGVTSDILADKAATVHTIFGQSIKVSDYFISVMEAPALNMGVFVGIISGFIGATAFNKYYNFRKLPEALSFFNGKRFVPFVVILRSAIAAIVLAIVWPVIQSGINGFGMWIANSKETAPILAPFLFGTLERLLLPFGLHHMLTIPINYTQLGGTYHVLTGAAKGTEVLGQDPLWLAWVTDLANLKGAHPEQYKHLLESVTPARFKVGQMIGSFGILMGMVVAIYRNVDDDKKHQYKGMLTATALATFLTGVTEPIEYMFMFVATPLYIIYALVQGCAFAMADIVHLRVHSFGSIEFLTRTPLAINAGLAMDIVNFIWVTVLFGVIMFFIANFMIKKFDYATPGRNGNYEQGEDSSSESAGSASAGTSSASSQVINIINLLGGRANIVDVDACMTRLRVTVKDAEKVGTEEQWKAEGAMGLVMKGQGVQAIYGPKADVLKSDIQDVLDSGEVIPETLPSQMTAVQKAEANFKGVTDEVHSVADGQVINIEDVKDPVFSQKMMGDGFAVEPENGKIVSPVAGKVTSIFPTKHALGLVTDNGLEVLVHIGLDTVSLEGKPFDVKVTEGQTVAAGDLLVEANLDAIREAGRETSTVVVFTNADAIKSVKVEHTGKLAANAPVAKVEL, via the coding sequence ATGAATAAGCTAAAAGAAAAATTTGGCTTTGAGTTCTGGCAAAAATTCGGTAAAGCCCTCATGGTTGTTATCGCAGTTATGCCAGCAGCAGGTCTCATGATCTCACTCGGTAAAACAGTTGCCATGATTAATCCAAACGTGGCACCACTCGTTATTACTGGTGGATTTCTTGAGCAGATTGGTTGGGGGGTTATTGGTAACCTTCACATCTTGTTCGCCCTTGCCATTGGTGGTAGCTGGGCTAAGGAACGTGCAGGCGGTGCCTTTGCGGCAGGTCTTGCCTTTATCTTGATTAACCGTTTGACTGGTTCAATCTTTGGTGTTACTTCAGATATTCTTGCTGATAAGGCTGCTACAGTCCACACCATTTTTGGTCAATCAATCAAGGTATCTGATTACTTCATCAGTGTTATGGAAGCTCCAGCCCTCAACATGGGTGTGTTCGTAGGTATCATCTCTGGTTTCATCGGAGCTACTGCCTTCAACAAATACTATAACTTCCGTAAATTGCCAGAAGCTTTGTCATTCTTCAATGGTAAACGCTTCGTACCATTCGTAGTTATTCTTCGTTCAGCTATCGCAGCTATCGTCCTTGCTATCGTATGGCCAGTTATCCAATCAGGAATCAACGGCTTCGGTATGTGGATTGCCAACTCAAAAGAAACTGCTCCAATCTTGGCACCGTTCTTGTTCGGTACTTTGGAACGTCTTCTCTTGCCATTTGGTCTCCACCACATGTTGACTATCCCAATTAACTACACTCAATTGGGTGGTACTTACCACGTATTGACTGGTGCCGCTAAAGGTACTGAAGTATTGGGTCAAGACCCACTCTGGCTTGCCTGGGTTACTGACCTTGCAAACCTTAAAGGTGCACACCCAGAACAATACAAACACCTTCTTGAATCTGTTACACCAGCCCGCTTTAAAGTTGGTCAAATGATTGGTTCATTTGGTATCTTGATGGGTATGGTGGTAGCTATCTACCGTAACGTTGATGATGATAAGAAACATCAATACAAAGGGATGTTGACTGCAACTGCACTTGCAACATTCTTGACAGGGGTAACAGAGCCAATCGAGTACATGTTCATGTTCGTGGCTACTCCACTTTACATCATTTATGCTTTGGTGCAAGGATGTGCCTTTGCCATGGCTGATATCGTTCACCTTCGTGTTCACTCATTCGGTTCTATCGAGTTCTTGACACGTACACCACTTGCTATTAACGCTGGTTTGGCGATGGATATCGTTAACTTCATTTGGGTAACTGTACTCTTTGGTGTTATCATGTTCTTCATCGCAAACTTCATGATTAAGAAATTTGACTACGCTACACCAGGACGTAACGGTAACTATGAGCAAGGTGAAGATTCTTCATCAGAATCTGCTGGATCAGCAAGTGCTGGAACAAGCTCAGCAAGCTCACAAGTTATCAACATCATCAACCTTCTTGGTGGACGTGCTAACATCGTCGATGTTGACGCATGTATGACTCGTCTCCGTGTTACTGTTAAAGACGCTGAAAAAGTCGGAACTGAAGAACAATGGAAAGCTGAAGGAGCTATGGGTCTTGTCATGAAAGGACAAGGGGTTCAAGCTATCTATGGTCCTAAAGCAGACGTATTGAAATCTGATATCCAAGACGTTCTTGATTCAGGTGAAGTTATTCCTGAAACACTTCCAAGTCAAATGACTGCTGTTCAAAAAGCAGAAGCTAACTTCAAAGGTGTGACTGATGAAGTGCATTCAGTTGCTGATGGTCAAGTTATCAACATCGAAGATGTTAAAGACCCAGTATTCTCACAAAAAATGATGGGTGACGGCTTCGCTGTAGAACCAGAAAACGGTAAAATCGTTTCACCAGTAGCTGGTAAAGTGACAAGCATCTTCCCAACTAAACACGCTCTTGGTTTGGTAACAGACAATGGTCTTGAAGTTTTGGTTCACATCGGACTTGACACTGTTAGTCTTGAAGGTAAACCATTCGACGTTAAAGTTACTGAAGGTCAAACAGTTGCTGCAGGTGATCTCTTGGTTGAAGCAAACCTTGATGCTATCCGTGAAGCAGGTCGTGAAACATCTACAGTTGTTGTCTTTACAAATGCAGATGCAATCAAATCAGTTAAAGTAGAACATACAGGTAAATTGGCTGCTAACGCTCCAGTTGCAAAAGTAGAACTTTAA
- a CDS encoding endonuclease/exonuclease/phosphatase family protein: MKFLTLNTHSWMEEDAEGKFQTLKEQILKAQYDIICFQEVNQEIETSVVDTDAYYHALPSATPIHQDHFVRLLVEKLAEEGLQYHWTWAYNHIGYDHLNEGVAVLSRQPLTASEILVSDVDDPTDYHTRRVAVAETTVDGREVAVASVHLSWWDKGFQEEWARIEERFKAIGKPLILAGDFNNPAGREGHQAILASSLNLQDSFEVAKETTGSYTVGPGIDGWKGNEEPLRIDYVFASQDWTVERLSVIFDGNNQPLVSDHYGLEAELTFK; this comes from the coding sequence ATGAAATTTCTAACTTTAAATACTCACAGTTGGATGGAAGAAGATGCAGAAGGAAAATTCCAAACCTTAAAGGAACAGATCCTAAAGGCTCAGTATGATATTATTTGCTTCCAGGAAGTTAACCAAGAAATAGAGACTTCTGTTGTGGACACGGATGCTTACTATCATGCACTTCCATCAGCAACACCAATCCACCAAGATCACTTTGTCCGTCTTCTTGTGGAAAAGTTAGCTGAAGAAGGGCTTCAATACCATTGGACTTGGGCCTATAATCACATTGGTTATGATCACCTTAATGAGGGGGTTGCCGTCTTGTCACGTCAACCATTGACAGCTAGCGAAATCTTGGTTTCAGATGTTGATGATCCAACTGACTACCATACACGCCGTGTAGCAGTTGCTGAAACTACTGTAGATGGCCGAGAAGTTGCTGTTGCTAGTGTTCACCTTTCATGGTGGGACAAAGGTTTCCAAGAAGAGTGGGCACGTATTGAGGAACGTTTCAAAGCTATTGGGAAACCGCTCATCCTAGCAGGTGACTTTAACAACCCAGCAGGTCGCGAAGGGCATCAAGCCATTTTGGCTAGCTCACTCAATCTTCAAGATAGTTTTGAAGTAGCTAAAGAAACAACTGGTAGCTATACAGTTGGACCAGGTATCGATGGTTGGAAGGGCAATGAAGAGCCTTTACGTATCGATTATGTCTTTGCTAGCCAAGATTGGACAGTAGAGCGCCTTAGCGTGATTTTTGATGGCAACAATCAACCTTTGGTAAGCGACCACTACGGTCTTGAAGCAGAATTAACATTTAAGTAG